ATATAAAAAGATTATGGAAAAAACAAATGGTAACGTTGATATAAGATTTAAAACAAATTGATCGAGGTGAGAAAAATGGCTGTGGGATTTAAGGTGAAATTTTCCTGGTATCAAATTGGGCATGGTGATTTCTTACACTCTTTTTTCTCTAACATAAGTTATCATTTAGAGCAAGATGGCTGGGGCACTGAGTATCCATTATTATTAGTCGAACTCTATAATGGGAAACTTGAGCATAAGAAAATTGATCGTGCTATAAATGAATTAGAATCCATTAAAAAGAAGTTACAGAATTTTAGCCCTTCACAAGTAATCTGGGATATTGAAGACTTATCTAAACGACCACCGTGGGGTGATAATATTAGTAAGGATATTACGAATTTATCTAATTACTTTGTAACAAGT
The nucleotide sequence above comes from Bacillus sp. KH172YL63. Encoded proteins:
- a CDS encoding immunity 70 family protein; translation: MAVGFKVKFSWYQIGHGDFLHSFFSNISYHLEQDGWGTEYPLLLVELYNGKLEHKKIDRAINELESIKKKLQNFSPSQVIWDIEDLSKRPPWGDNISKDITNLSNYFVTSDGEDLIDMLMKALNKGLETNSDVYIESL